One genomic region from Esox lucius isolate fEsoLuc1 chromosome 24, fEsoLuc1.pri, whole genome shotgun sequence encodes:
- the naa40 gene encoding N-alpha-acetyltransferase 40 has product MGRKSNKAKEKKQARLAERAAMDAVCAKVDAANKLDDPLAAFPVFKKYDRNGLNLQIECKRVSTLNPISVEWAYELTRTNMQSLYEQSEWGWKEREKRDEMKDERAWYLLARDTDSSPVAFSHFRFDVECGEEVLYCYEVQLESRVRRKGLGKFLIQILQLIANSTQMKKVMLTVFKHNHGAYQFFREALQFEIDDTSPSVSGCCGDDCTYEILSRRTKHAEASGHSHGGGGHCGGCCH; this is encoded by the exons ATGGGG AGGAAGTCAAACAAAGCAAAGGAGAAAAAACAGGCTCGCCTGGCAGAGAGGGCAGCCATGGATGCTGTGTGCGCCAAGGTGGATGCAGCCAACAAG TTAGATGATCCTCTGGCTGCTTTCCCTGTCTTCAAAAAGTATGACAGAAATGG GTTGAATCTCCAGATAGAGTGTAAGAGAGTGTCCACCCTCAACCCTATCTCTGTGGAGTGGGCCTATGAACTAACCAGGACCAACATGCAGTCGCT GTATGAACAGAGTGAGTGggggtggaaggagagagaaaagagggatgAGATGAAGGATGAGAGGGCATGGTATCTCCTGGCCCGGGACACAGACTCCTCACCCGTGGCTTTCTCTCACTTCCGATTCGATGTGGAGTGCGGGGAAGAAGTGCTATACTG ttatgAGGTCCAGTTGGAGAGCCGTGTGAGGAGGAAAGGACTAGGCAAGTTCCTCATCCAGATACTACAGCTCATCGCCAACAG caCACAGATGAAAAAGGTGATGTTAACAGTATTCAAACACAACCACGGAGCATACCAGTTTTTCAGGGAAGCTTTACA GTTCGAGATTGACGACACCTCTCCCAGTGTGTCTGGTTGCTGTGGCGATGACTGTACCTATGAAATCCTGTCACGGCGGACCAAACACGCAGAGGCATCGGGCCACAGCCATGGAGGAGGCGGGCACTGTGGGGGCTGCTGCCACTGA